Below is a window of Moraxella nasibovis DNA.
GCGGACATCCAGCCAAGTGCTTTGCGTCTCATCACGCACCACTGGCGGCATGCCCTCGCCCATCAAGTATGTCTCATTTTCGCCATCGGCATGAGCGCTCATACTAAGCGCCGCCGCCATACACATCGCCCACTTTTTCATGCGCTCACCGTCCATCAATCTAAAATATGGCAAATTGTAGCATAATTTGCCTGCCAAGCCATCATTATTTTGGCTCTATAACAACAAAAAATCCCGCCAAAGTAGCGAGATTTTTTGTTGATTTTGTTTTCTGATTTTAGGCAAGATGCCATCACATGAATGGTAATTTTGTGAAAGCCTGCAACACGATGGCATTGACAATATCCACAAAGAACGCACCCACCATCGGCACGATCAAGAATGCCTTGTGCGATGGCACATAGCGGTCGGTGATTGCCTGCATGTTGGCGATGGCGGTCGGTGTCGCACCCAGACCAAAGCCGCAGTGACCTGCCGCAAGCACTGCCGAATCATAATCACGACCCATGATGTTAAAAGTCACAAAAGATGCATACAGCACCATGACGATGGTCTGAATGATCAAAATCACCAAAATCGGCAAGCCAAGACCCGCCAGCTCCCACAGCTTTAATGACAGCAGTGCCATCGCTAGGAATAATGACAGTGCCGCATTACCAAAGACATCGATGGCACGGTCAAACATGTCAAAGTTGAAAACAGTGGTCAAGACATTGCGAATCACCACACCACCAAACAGCGCCCACACAAAGGTCGGCAGCTCAAACCAAGTGTCCTTAGCGATGCCTGTCATGATGTCGGCAAATGCCAAACACGCTGCAAACAGCGCCAAAGTCTCAATGGCTGATGTCGCCGTGATCAAGCGATTGCTATTAGCTTTCTCAAAAATCTCCTCAGCAGCATAATCTTTGCTCGTGGTATTTGGCTCACCATCAAGCGATTTAACCTCTGACAGCGAACTTGCCTGTTCAAGCTCTCTTGGTTTTAGACCCAATTTTTTAATCAGACGCTGCGCCACAGGACCGCCGATCACGCCACCTGCCACCAAGCCATAGGTTGCACACGCCACGCCCAAAGTTGTCGCCGCTGCCACGCCATAAGTCTGCTCTAAGGTCTCGCCCCATGCGCCTGCCGTGCCATGACCGCCCGTCAATGAGATCGAGCCTGCCACCAGACCCAGCATCGGATCAAGCCCCAGTGCCATCGCCGAACCAACGCCGACAGCGTTTTGAATGACGATAAAAATAGACACTAGCACCGACAGCATCAAAAGCGGCGCACCACCTGCCTTTAAACGGGTAAAATCTGCCGACAGACCGATGGATGCAAAGAACATCAACATGAAAGCCGTTTGTAACTCTCTTTGGAAAGTAAAAGTATAGCCAAAAAAAGCATACAACGCATAGACAATCGCCGCTGCCACCAGACCGCCCGCCACAGGCTCAGGAATGTTAAAATTCTCCAAAAACTTGATTTTCTTGACAAGCAGCTTGCCCAAAAGCAGCACGATGGTCGCCAAAATCAGCGTATAATAACCATTTAACACAATTTCCATAAACACTCCAAAAAAAATGGCATAAGCAAGGCTTTGACACCTTCCTCATGCCATTTTTATCTAAAAAAACCTTTATTATCAAATGAAATCACGAATCAAGCAATGAAATGACTTCTTGTCATTACCAAAACCTTTCATGACCCAAGCGCCAAACATCACCAAAGGCAGGCGCAAGATAAGCCGAGCCATTATACAAAATAATGACAAAAAATCAAACCCTCTTTCCACATCAACAAAAAAGACCGACAAAATGCCGATCTTTTTTTGTTTTTAGATGATTAACGCAAGAACGCTCGTGCGTTACGGAACAGACGCATCCACGCACCGTCATTTGCCCACTCGTCAGGCTTCCACGAGTGATTGACCGCACGCAAAGTACGCTCTGGGTGTGGCATCATCAAAGTAACACGACCGTCATTGCTACAAATGCCCGTTACGCCTTGTGGCGAGCCGTTCGGGTTTAGCGGATAATGTTCGGTTGGGTTGCCTTGACTGTCTACATAACGAAGGGCGATTTGTCCGCTGTTTTCAAGCTCGGTGCGAGCCTTATCCGACAAATTGGCATAGCCTTCACCGTGTGCAATCGCCACTGGCAAAATGCTGTCTTGCATGCCTTTTAGTAGCACAGATTTGGTGCGTTCTACACGGACATTAACCGTACGAGCTTCAAAACGAGCCGATTTGTTGGCGATAAAGCGTGGGAAATGCTCCGCCCCAATCATCAAGTCTTTAAGCTGGCTCATCATCTGACAGCCGTTACACACGCCAAGTGCAAAGGTCTCTGGACGATGGAAAAAGCGTGCAAACTGCATACGAAGTTCGTCATGGAATAGCACCGAATTTGCCCAGCCAGAGCCAGCACCCAGCACATCGCCATAGCTAAAGCCGCCGCACGCCACCAAGCCTTCAAAATCACGCAAATTGATACGACCACTCATCAAGTCGCTCATATGCACATCGATGGCATCAAAGCCCGCACGCACAAAGCCTGCCGCCATTTCTAAATGACCGTTTACGCCCTGCTCACGCAAGATGGCGACTTTTGGCAAGCTGGTACGGCTATTGACATACGGAGCTTCAACCGCCAAATCTAGGTCATAATTTGCCTGTGCAATCAGACCGTGATGATTGACATCGCTGATTAGGGCAAATTCTTGGTCAGCACACTCTGGATTATCACGCATTGAAGCGATGGCGTGGCTGACTTTTGTCCATTCTTGTTGCAGTTCGCTACGAGCAAATGACAGATTGACGCTTGGCGTAACAATGCTTAGAATGTCCTCATTTGCACCACCTGCTGGGGTTTGCTTGACTTGAGCGATTAGGCTTAACATACCATCAACGCCGTGCGACTTGGCAAGTGCCACCAAGTTTTCGGCATCTTCTGGCAATACTTGTACCACCGCACCCAATTCTTCGGCAAACAGCTGACCCAAAAGATTATCATCGCTTAGGCTTAGGCTGATGGCTTGACGGCTGGCAAACTGCATCTCGGCAACAGCAGCAATCAAACCACCATCGCCAATGTCGTGATATGCCTTAATCAAGCCATCTTTGGCGGCCTCTTGGATAAAGGCAAAGAAATTTGCCAAATCTTGGGCTTGGTCAAGGTCTGGGCAGTCATCGCCAAGCTGACTTAGAGTCTGAGCAAAAATCGAACCGCCCAAACGCAATTTGCCCTTTGACAAATCCAAGCGATACAATGCCGAATCTTCATTGACCAAAGCAGGTGTTAGCGTCGTCGCCACTTCTTGTACTGGGGCAAAGGCGGTGATGATTAGGCTCATTGGCGAGCTGACAGACTTATCCGCACCGTTATCCTGCCAGCCTGCTTTCATTGACAAGCTGTCTTTGCCCACAGGAATGGTAATGCCAAGTGCAGGACACAGCTCTTCGCCCACCGCATAGACCGCATCAAATAAGGCTGCGTCTTCTTTTTCGTCACCGCACGCCGCCATCCAGTTTGCCGATAGCGTGATGTCGCTGATTTTGGCAATGCGAGCTGATGCGATGTTGGTCACTGCCTCACCCACCGCTAGGCGTGCTGACGCTTGTGGGCTAATCAGTGCCACAGGGGTGCGTTCGCCCATTGCCATCGCCTCACCTGTGCTGGCAGTCAGGCTTGAACTGGTAACTGCACAATCCGCCACAGGTACTTGATAGCGACCAACATATTGATCTTGGGTTACCATACCTGTGATTGAGCGGTCGCCAATGCTGATTAGGAATGACTTGCTTGCCACCGTTGGGTGTCTTAACACATCTTTGATGCTCGTTGCCAAATCCACGCCTGACACATCAAGCGGATGCAGTGCATTAGCCGTACGGGTAAAGCTGCGTTTCATTTTTGGCGTGCCACCAAGCAAGACTTGCATTGGCATATCCACAGGCTGTTCTGGCAGTAGGCTGTCATCGACTTTTAGCTCACGCACCGCAGTCGCTACGCCTAGTACCGCATACGGGCAACGCTCACGCGCGCAGATTTCATCAAACAATTTTTCGCTTTCAGGTGCAATCGCAAGCACATAGCGTTCTTGAGCTTCGTTTGACCAGATTGCCATCGGACTCATGCCCGCTTCTAACGATGGCACTTTACGCAAGTTTAGGTGCGCACCCAATTCATGATCATCGACCAGCTCTGGCATTGCATTTGACAGACCGCCTGCACCGACATCGTGGATTGAGATGATTGGGTTTTGATCGTTGCCATCTTGTGCCATCGCCCAACAGGTGTCAATCACTTCTTGGCAGCGGCGTTCCATCTCAGCATTGTCTCGTTGTACTGATGCAAAATCTAGACCTTCATCAAGCTCGCCACTGTCTACCGAACTGGCTGCACCACCGCCCAAGCCGATTTGCATCGCAGGACCACCAAGCACGATCAATAAATCGCCTGCTTTGATGGCATTTTTTTGTACCAAGTTACGCTTGATGTTACCATAACCACCTGCAATCATAATCGGCTTATGATAGCCACGCATTTGGCTGCCGTCTTGCTCGGTCGAAGTGTCTAGTTGGAATGTACGGAAATAGCCGTTTAGATTTGGACGACCAAACTCATTGGCAAATGCCGCACCGCCCAAAGGACCTTCAATCATGATGTCCAATGCCGATGCCATGCGTTCTGGCTTGCCGTATTCAAATGCCGATACTTTGCCTGATTGTTCCCATTTTTCTGGCATATTTGGCAGATGTAGATGCGACACGCTAAAACCCGTCAAGCCTGCTTTTGGCTTACCGCCACGACCTGTCGCACCCTCATCACGAATCTCGCCACCAGCACCTGTCGCCGCCCCTGCAAATGGTGCAATGGCGGTTGGGTGGTTGTGCGTTTCGACTTTCATCAAAATGTCGATTTGCTCATTGTGAAAGCCGTACTGTGCCTC
It encodes the following:
- the gltS gene encoding sodium/glutamate symporter codes for the protein MEIVLNGYYTLILATIVLLLGKLLVKKIKFLENFNIPEPVAGGLVAAAIVYALYAFFGYTFTFQRELQTAFMLMFFASIGLSADFTRLKAGGAPLLMLSVLVSIFIVIQNAVGVGSAMALGLDPMLGLVAGSISLTGGHGTAGAWGETLEQTYGVAAATTLGVACATYGLVAGGVIGGPVAQRLIKKLGLKPRELEQASSLSEVKSLDGEPNTTSKDYAAEEIFEKANSNRLITATSAIETLALFAACLAFADIMTGIAKDTWFELPTFVWALFGGVVIRNVLTTVFNFDMFDRAIDVFGNAALSLFLAMALLSLKLWELAGLGLPILVILIIQTIVMVLYASFVTFNIMGRDYDSAVLAAGHCGFGLGATPTAIANMQAITDRYVPSHKAFLIVPMVGAFFVDIVNAIVLQAFTKLPFM
- the purL gene encoding phosphoribosylformylglycinamidine synthase, producing the protein MISTIAGHRFLTDFQAKKLAAQLEQKVGLKIESLDSQQVYVFDSSISADDRQKALNLLNQGEEIALRQAENGQLQVVVSPRFGTISPWSSKATDIFKNCGVGIHRVERVVVFTLTGDNLPAKLPAVAENILHDRMTQSLSYDLEEVGALFVDGEPAHLSSVDIIGRGKAALEEANAEYGFALSAQDIDYLVENFTKLGRNPTDVELMMFAQANSEHCRHKIFNAEWTIDGEVQPKSLFKMIRNTHEKNSDGILSAYKDNAAVMEGFVAERFYPTKNEAGEAQYGFHNEQIDILMKVETHNHPTAIAPFAGAATGAGGEIRDEGATGRGGKPKAGLTGFSVSHLHLPNMPEKWEQSGKVSAFEYGKPERMASALDIMIEGPLGGAAFANEFGRPNLNGYFRTFQLDTSTEQDGSQMRGYHKPIMIAGGYGNIKRNLVQKNAIKAGDLLIVLGGPAMQIGLGGGAASSVDSGELDEGLDFASVQRDNAEMERRCQEVIDTCWAMAQDGNDQNPIISIHDVGAGGLSNAMPELVDDHELGAHLNLRKVPSLEAGMSPMAIWSNEAQERYVLAIAPESEKLFDEICARERCPYAVLGVATAVRELKVDDSLLPEQPVDMPMQVLLGGTPKMKRSFTRTANALHPLDVSGVDLATSIKDVLRHPTVASKSFLISIGDRSITGMVTQDQYVGRYQVPVADCAVTSSSLTASTGEAMAMGERTPVALISPQASARLAVGEAVTNIASARIAKISDITLSANWMAACGDEKEDAALFDAVYAVGEELCPALGITIPVGKDSLSMKAGWQDNGADKSVSSPMSLIITAFAPVQEVATTLTPALVNEDSALYRLDLSKGKLRLGGSIFAQTLSQLGDDCPDLDQAQDLANFFAFIQEAAKDGLIKAYHDIGDGGLIAAVAEMQFASRQAISLSLSDDNLLGQLFAEELGAVVQVLPEDAENLVALAKSHGVDGMLSLIAQVKQTPAGGANEDILSIVTPSVNLSFARSELQQEWTKVSHAIASMRDNPECADQEFALISDVNHHGLIAQANYDLDLAVEAPYVNSRTSLPKVAILREQGVNGHLEMAAGFVRAGFDAIDVHMSDLMSGRINLRDFEGLVACGGFSYGDVLGAGSGWANSVLFHDELRMQFARFFHRPETFALGVCNGCQMMSQLKDLMIGAEHFPRFIANKSARFEARTVNVRVERTKSVLLKGMQDSILPVAIAHGEGYANLSDKARTELENSGQIALRYVDSQGNPTEHYPLNPNGSPQGVTGICSNDGRVTLMMPHPERTLRAVNHSWKPDEWANDGAWMRLFRNARAFLR